The following proteins come from a genomic window of Tepidiforma thermophila:
- the aroF gene encoding 3-deoxy-7-phosphoheptulonate synthase codes for MIIVVSPEATPDDIDVIIKRIEETGRQAHLSVGQERTIIGVIGSDEPGLEDIFQALPRVESVHRVTRPYKLASREFHPADSVIDVGYGVKVGGTELAIMAGPCSIENEEHIFDSARAVKAAGANILRGGAFKPRTSPYTFRGLGEEGLRYLHAAGKAHGLPVITELMSVRDIDAVCQYADIIQIGARNMQNFILLDEVGRAKKPVMLKRGLSGQIEEWLLAAEYIMAQGNPNVILCERGIRTFETAYRNTFDVNAIPLVRELSHLPIIADPSHGTGKASLVTPVAMAAIAAGADGLMIEVHNNPDHALSDGAQSLTYERFASMMRSVGAVAAAVERTLPGVWAPASA; via the coding sequence GTGATCATCGTCGTCTCCCCCGAAGCCACCCCCGATGACATCGACGTCATCATCAAGCGCATCGAAGAAACCGGCCGCCAGGCCCACCTCTCCGTCGGCCAGGAGCGCACCATCATCGGCGTCATCGGGTCCGATGAACCCGGCCTCGAAGACATCTTCCAGGCGCTCCCCCGCGTCGAATCGGTCCACCGCGTCACCCGCCCCTACAAACTCGCCTCCCGCGAGTTCCACCCTGCTGACTCCGTCATCGATGTCGGTTACGGCGTCAAAGTCGGCGGCACCGAACTCGCCATCATGGCCGGGCCTTGCTCCATCGAAAACGAAGAGCACATCTTCGATTCCGCCCGCGCCGTCAAAGCCGCTGGCGCCAACATCCTCCGCGGCGGCGCCTTCAAGCCCCGCACCTCCCCCTACACCTTCCGCGGCCTCGGCGAAGAGGGCCTCCGCTACCTCCACGCCGCCGGCAAGGCGCATGGCCTCCCCGTCATCACCGAGCTCATGAGCGTCCGCGACATCGACGCCGTCTGCCAGTACGCCGACATCATCCAGATCGGCGCACGCAACATGCAGAACTTCATCCTGCTCGATGAAGTCGGCCGCGCAAAGAAACCCGTCATGCTGAAGCGCGGCCTCTCCGGCCAGATCGAAGAGTGGCTCCTCGCCGCCGAGTACATCATGGCCCAGGGCAACCCCAACGTGATCCTCTGCGAGCGCGGCATCCGCACCTTCGAAACCGCCTACCGCAACACCTTCGACGTCAACGCCATCCCGCTCGTCCGCGAGCTCAGCCACCTCCCCATCATCGCCGACCCCTCCCACGGCACCGGCAAGGCCTCCCTCGTCACACCCGTCGCCATGGCAGCCATCGCCGCCGGCGCCGACGGCCTCATGATCGAAGTCCACAACAACCCCGACCACGCCCTCTCCGACGGCGCCCAGTCGTTGACATACGAACGCTTCGCTTCCATGATGCGCTCGGTCGGTGCTGTCGCCGCTGCAGTCGAGCGGACGCTCCCGGGGGTGTGGGCGCCTGCCAGCGCGTAA
- a CDS encoding segregation and condensation protein A: MAEISLPVFQGPLDLLLHLIEKDDLDITAVSLVAVTDQYLAAIHNGEGFDPSALAEFVAVGARLVYLKSRALLPRPQGEEAPSLEDDDVGAELVELLREYRRFLQVVELLEERQEAGLRIYTRLAPPPALPEASPLEGVSIERLHALMLKLLQRRPREARPRAILPRDTTITLAQRLEQFRERLRRRGRFSFRRAILECATRVEVVVSFLAVLELLRTGEADALQETPWGDIQVLALAPAA; this comes from the coding sequence ATGGCAGAAATCTCGCTGCCCGTCTTCCAGGGGCCGCTCGACCTCCTTCTCCACCTCATCGAGAAGGACGACCTCGATATTACCGCCGTTTCCCTCGTCGCGGTGACCGACCAGTACCTCGCCGCCATCCACAACGGCGAAGGCTTCGACCCCTCCGCACTCGCAGAGTTCGTCGCCGTCGGCGCACGCCTCGTCTACCTCAAATCGCGTGCCCTCCTCCCCCGCCCCCAGGGGGAGGAGGCGCCCTCCCTCGAAGACGACGACGTCGGCGCCGAGCTCGTCGAACTCCTCCGCGAATACCGCCGCTTCCTCCAGGTCGTCGAACTCCTCGAAGAGCGCCAGGAAGCCGGCCTCCGCATCTACACCCGCCTCGCTCCCCCGCCCGCCCTGCCCGAAGCCTCCCCCCTCGAAGGCGTCAGCATCGAGCGCCTCCACGCCCTCATGCTCAAGCTCCTTCAGCGCCGCCCCCGCGAAGCACGCCCGCGCGCCATCCTCCCCCGCGATACCACCATCACCCTCGCCCAGCGCCTCGAACAGTTCCGCGAACGGCTCCGCCGGCGCGGCCGCTTCTCCTTCCGCCGCGCCATCCTCGAGTGCGCCACCCGCGTCGAAGTCGTCGTCTCCTTCCTCGCCGTCCTCGAACTCCTCCGAACCGGCGAAGCCGATGCCCTCCAGGAAACCCCCTGGGGCGATATCCAGGTCCTCGCCCTCGCCCCCGCCGCCTGA
- the metK gene encoding methionine adenosyltransferase produces the protein MSERKLLTSESVTEGHPDKLCDQVSDAVLDALLEQDPQARVACETATTNGLVLVMGEITTSGYVDINKLVRKTIVDIGYDSSVKGFDGHTCGVITSISEQSPDISQGVNNSDPRNIGAGDQGMMIGFACRETPEFMPLTISLAHRLTRRLAEVRKTGLLPWVWPDGKSQVTVEYDEHWNPIQVDTVVISTQHAPDVEDQEFITTQVKKHVIEPVAGPLLSKDVIIHVNPTGRFVIGGPRGDAGLTGRKIIVDTYGGVARHGGGAFSGKDPTKVDRSGAYAARWVAKTIVAAGLASRCEFMLSYAIGVAHPTSIGVETFGTGLIPDSEILAAVRKVFDLRPGAIIEDLQLRRPIYRPTAAYGHFGRTDLDLPWEDTSRAPDLRAAAGR, from the coding sequence GTGTCCGAACGCAAGCTCCTCACCTCCGAGTCCGTCACCGAAGGCCACCCCGATAAGCTCTGCGACCAGGTCAGCGATGCCGTCCTCGACGCACTCCTCGAGCAGGACCCCCAGGCCCGCGTCGCCTGCGAAACCGCCACCACCAACGGCCTCGTCCTCGTCATGGGCGAAATCACCACCTCCGGCTACGTCGATATCAACAAGCTCGTCCGCAAAACTATCGTCGATATCGGCTACGACTCCTCCGTCAAAGGCTTCGACGGCCACACCTGCGGCGTCATCACCTCCATCTCTGAACAGTCCCCCGATATCTCCCAGGGCGTGAACAACAGCGACCCCCGCAACATCGGCGCTGGCGACCAGGGCATGATGATCGGCTTCGCCTGCCGCGAAACCCCTGAGTTCATGCCCCTGACCATCTCCCTCGCCCATCGGCTCACCCGCCGCCTCGCCGAAGTCCGCAAAACCGGCCTCCTCCCCTGGGTCTGGCCCGACGGCAAATCCCAGGTCACAGTCGAATACGACGAGCACTGGAACCCCATCCAGGTGGACACTGTCGTGATCTCCACCCAGCATGCCCCCGATGTCGAAGACCAGGAGTTCATCACGACCCAGGTCAAAAAGCACGTCATCGAACCCGTCGCCGGCCCGCTGCTCAGTAAGGACGTCATCATCCACGTCAACCCCACCGGCCGCTTCGTGATCGGCGGCCCCCGCGGCGACGCCGGCCTCACCGGCCGCAAGATCATCGTCGATACCTACGGCGGCGTCGCCCGCCACGGCGGCGGCGCCTTCTCCGGCAAAGACCCCACCAAGGTCGACCGCTCCGGCGCCTACGCCGCCCGCTGGGTCGCCAAGACTATCGTCGCCGCCGGCCTCGCCAGCCGCTGCGAATTCATGCTTTCCTACGCCATCGGCGTCGCCCACCCCACCTCCATCGGCGTCGAAACCTTCGGCACCGGCCTCATCCCCGATTCCGAAATCCTCGCCGCCGTCCGCAAAGTCTTCGACCTCCGCCCCGGCGCCATCATCGAAGACCTCCAGCTCCGCCGGCCCATCTACCGCCCCACCGCCGCCTACGGCCATTTCGGCCGTACCGACCTCGACCTCCCCTGGGAGGATACCTCCCGCGCACCCGACCTCCGCGCAGCCGCCGGTCGCTAG
- a CDS encoding sugar phosphate nucleotidyltransferase, giving the protein MDAILLVGGQGTRLRPLTARRHKSLVPVCNRPAIEYLFDWLTRSGIQRVVLALGLANEDLARCYPAGPRGPLELLPVIETTRLESGGAIRNAVQVAGINDRFLVLNGDVYLDFDFSAALAAHLARRADLTVALHEVDDPSQFGVAVCDADGFITGFVEKPPPGEAPGRLVNAGAWIFERRIVDEIPPGAVRVEETLFPSLVARRRPVLGYRFEGHWADLGTPARYLALHRALLGAANAIDPAARIAPGARITGTAVGPGCDIAPGAELSASVLWENVRIGPGAVVRDSVIADGATVGEGAILDRCVLGPGGAIAPGSRPPAGTIVDAGASYHEPHAG; this is encoded by the coding sequence GTGGACGCCATCCTCTTGGTCGGCGGCCAGGGCACCCGCCTCCGCCCCCTCACCGCACGGCGCCACAAAAGTCTCGTGCCCGTCTGCAACCGGCCCGCCATCGAATACCTCTTCGACTGGCTCACCCGGTCCGGCATCCAGCGCGTCGTCCTCGCTCTCGGCCTCGCCAACGAAGACCTCGCCCGCTGCTACCCCGCCGGCCCCCGCGGGCCCCTCGAACTCCTGCCAGTCATCGAAACCACCCGTCTCGAATCAGGAGGCGCCATCCGCAACGCCGTCCAGGTCGCCGGCATCAATGACCGCTTCCTCGTCCTCAACGGCGACGTCTACCTCGATTTCGATTTCTCCGCTGCGCTCGCTGCCCACCTCGCCCGCCGCGCCGACCTCACCGTCGCCCTCCACGAAGTCGACGACCCCTCCCAGTTCGGCGTCGCCGTCTGCGACGCAGACGGCTTCATCACCGGCTTCGTCGAAAAACCGCCCCCCGGCGAGGCCCCCGGCCGCCTCGTCAACGCCGGCGCCTGGATCTTCGAGCGCCGCATCGTCGACGAGATCCCCCCGGGCGCCGTCCGCGTCGAGGAAACCCTCTTCCCCTCCCTCGTCGCACGGCGCCGCCCCGTCCTCGGCTATCGCTTCGAAGGCCATTGGGCCGACCTCGGCACCCCGGCGCGCTACCTCGCCCTCCATCGCGCCCTGCTCGGCGCAGCCAACGCCATCGACCCCGCCGCCCGCATCGCGCCCGGCGCGCGCATCACGGGCACCGCCGTCGGCCCCGGCTGCGACATCGCCCCCGGCGCCGAACTCTCTGCCTCCGTCCTCTGGGAGAACGTCCGCATCGGCCCCGGCGCCGTCGTCCGCGACTCCGTCATCGCCGATGGCGCCACCGTCGGCGAAGGCGCCATCCTCGACCGGTGCGTCCTTGGCCCCGGTGGGGCCATCGCCCCCGGCAGCCGGCCCCCCGCGGGGACGATCGTTGACGCAGGTGCCAGCTATCATGAGCCCCATGCCGGATAA
- a CDS encoding phosphoglucomutase/phosphomannomutase family protein has translation MPDNPVRFGTDGWRAIIADTFTFENVRACARAVAEHFAEHGGTSRPLVVGFDTRFLSDHFAREVARVLAGAGFTVQLAARPAPTPAISYRIIEIGAAGGVVVTSSHNPFNWNGIKVKPHYGGSASPEIVADIERRVPEILTDPARIRLAPSASDAITPFDPLPGYLTALGRQVNLQRIRAAGLSVAVDPMYGAGAGLFGELLSGGSTTVREIHSERNPLFPGIRAPEPIESNLSEFLLLMSTGRYAIGIANDGDADRVGLVDEQGRYVDQLRTFALLINHLLGERGLRGPIVRSITTTRMANLLAAHYGVECFETPVGFKFIGPLMMEKDALIGGEESGGYGFRGHLPERDGILAGLFLLDYVAATGKPPSELLENVFAITGPHFYARDDYELEPGQRELVRAALDAAAPAEIAGRRVTASDRTDGWRYLFDGGWLLFRLSGTEPLLRIYTEVTDEALVRPVLEAGRAIAGVPA, from the coding sequence ATGCCGGATAACCCCGTTCGCTTCGGCACCGATGGCTGGCGCGCCATCATCGCCGATACCTTCACCTTCGAAAACGTCCGCGCCTGCGCCCGCGCCGTCGCCGAGCACTTCGCCGAACACGGCGGCACATCCCGACCCCTCGTCGTCGGGTTCGATACCCGCTTCCTCTCGGACCACTTCGCCCGCGAAGTCGCTCGCGTCCTCGCCGGCGCCGGGTTCACCGTCCAGCTCGCCGCCCGCCCCGCCCCCACCCCAGCCATCAGCTACCGCATCATCGAAATCGGCGCCGCAGGCGGCGTCGTCGTCACCAGCTCCCACAATCCGTTCAACTGGAACGGCATCAAAGTCAAACCGCACTACGGCGGCAGCGCCAGCCCCGAAATCGTCGCCGACATCGAGCGCCGCGTCCCCGAAATCCTCACCGACCCTGCGCGCATCCGCCTCGCGCCATCCGCTTCCGACGCCATCACGCCTTTCGATCCCCTGCCCGGCTACCTCACCGCACTCGGCCGGCAGGTCAACCTCCAGCGCATCCGCGCCGCCGGCCTCAGCGTCGCCGTCGACCCCATGTACGGCGCCGGCGCCGGCCTCTTCGGCGAACTGCTCTCCGGCGGCTCCACCACCGTCCGTGAAATCCACAGCGAACGGAACCCTCTCTTCCCCGGAATCCGCGCACCAGAGCCGATCGAAAGCAACCTCTCCGAATTCCTGCTCCTCATGTCCACCGGCCGCTACGCCATCGGCATCGCCAACGACGGTGACGCCGACCGCGTCGGCCTCGTCGACGAACAGGGCCGCTACGTCGACCAGCTCCGCACCTTCGCCCTCCTCATCAACCACCTCCTCGGCGAACGCGGGCTCCGCGGCCCCATCGTCCGCTCCATCACCACCACCCGCATGGCCAACCTCCTCGCCGCCCACTATGGCGTCGAATGCTTCGAGACCCCCGTCGGCTTCAAATTCATCGGCCCGCTCATGATGGAGAAAGACGCGCTCATCGGCGGCGAAGAATCTGGCGGCTACGGCTTCCGCGGCCACCTGCCCGAGCGCGATGGCATCCTCGCCGGCCTCTTCCTCCTCGATTACGTCGCCGCCACAGGCAAACCGCCCTCCGAACTGCTTGAAAACGTCTTCGCCATCACCGGCCCCCATTTCTACGCCCGCGACGATTACGAGCTCGAACCCGGCCAGCGCGAGCTGGTCCGCGCCGCCCTCGATGCCGCCGCACCCGCCGAGATCGCCGGCCGTCGGGTCACCGCCTCCGACCGCACCGATGGCTGGCGCTATCTCTTCGATGGCGGCTGGCTCCTCTTCCGCCTCTCCGGCACCGAGCCGCTCCTCCGCATCTACACCGAAGTGACCGACGAAGCCCTCGTCCGGCCCGTGCTTGAAGCCGGCCGCGCGATCGCCGGGGTCCCTGCGTGA
- a CDS encoding SIS domain-containing protein — translation MSRPAGQPHADPSPMWRHIAAFGDVLRAEWRRAADLELPTNREPDHLVIAATGGSAAAGDIVAGLAAATSEIPVCVVRGRQLPNFVGERSLVVAVSCSGNTAETLALYDDAWRRDASLLAITRGGRLGERCADDGIPVWAFTTDAPPRAAVAHILAPLLRILERLGLYVVTTPAVDAAGALCTSYAEALAPRIPADRNPVRAAAKALAGRVPLVLAGARLAPVAERARNQLAENAKTLAAAAILPEAAHNLVVGFDPLAARHWAIIALAAAGDPAAPYLDAVADLAADRGIPWQQLDIPGADPFEQVLAGLVAVDALSLHLAIARGVDPLPIPEIDAIRARLGGLPSAEIST, via the coding sequence GTGAGCCGGCCCGCCGGCCAGCCCCACGCCGACCCCTCGCCCATGTGGCGGCACATCGCCGCCTTTGGCGATGTCCTCCGCGCCGAATGGCGCCGCGCCGCCGACCTCGAACTCCCGACCAACCGCGAGCCCGACCACCTCGTCATCGCAGCAACCGGCGGTTCCGCCGCCGCCGGCGATATCGTCGCCGGCCTCGCAGCCGCGACCAGCGAGATCCCTGTCTGCGTCGTCCGCGGCCGCCAGCTCCCCAACTTCGTCGGCGAACGCTCCCTCGTCGTCGCCGTCTCCTGCTCAGGCAACACCGCCGAAACCCTCGCCCTCTACGACGACGCATGGCGGCGCGATGCCAGCCTCCTCGCCATCACCCGTGGCGGCCGCCTCGGCGAACGCTGCGCCGACGACGGCATCCCGGTCTGGGCCTTCACTACTGATGCCCCGCCCCGCGCGGCCGTCGCCCACATCCTCGCGCCCCTCCTCCGCATCCTCGAACGGCTCGGTCTCTACGTCGTCACCACCCCCGCCGTCGATGCCGCCGGCGCCCTGTGCACCAGCTACGCCGAAGCGCTCGCCCCCCGCATCCCGGCAGACCGCAACCCGGTGCGCGCCGCCGCCAAAGCACTGGCCGGCCGGGTGCCGCTCGTCCTTGCCGGCGCACGCCTCGCCCCGGTCGCCGAGCGCGCCCGCAACCAGCTCGCCGAAAACGCCAAGACCCTCGCCGCAGCCGCCATCCTCCCCGAAGCCGCCCACAACCTCGTCGTCGGATTCGACCCCCTGGCTGCCAGGCACTGGGCCATCATCGCCCTCGCCGCTGCCGGCGACCCCGCCGCACCCTACCTCGACGCCGTCGCCGACCTCGCCGCCGACCGAGGCATCCCCTGGCAGCAACTCGACATACCTGGTGCCGATCCCTTCGAGCAGGTCCTCGCCGGCCTTGTTGCAGTCGACGCCCTCTCCCTCCACCTCGCCATCGCACGCGGCGTCGACCCCCTCCCCATCCCCGAGATTGACGCCATCCGCGCACGCCTCGGCGGCCTTCCCTCCGCCGAAATATCGACGTAA
- the ilvB gene encoding biosynthetic-type acetolactate synthase large subunit, translating into MARMTGAQMVLEGLQREGVEVIFGYPGGVVLPLYDTLPQYPGIRHVLVRHEQGAAHMADGYARASGKMGVCLGTSGPGATNLVTGICTAWMDSVPVFALTGNVSRTLLGKDGFQEADITGITHSITKHNYLVMRAEEIPLTIREAAHICRTGRPGPVLVDIPKDVFQETAEFDWPEKIHLRGYRPTYEGHAGMIRRAAELIDQSRRPIIIAGHGVIWSDAQAELVALAEKAEIPVITTFLGIGAFPEAHRLSYGWLGMHGMFYANMAADNADLVIGVGMRFDDRAMGRFKDFNPGVKIIHIDIDPAEIGKNFPTAVPIVGSAKNVLPRLTEHVREAKHTEWLNWIDQVREEHPSLHIRESRRMLPQYVVRTLYEETEGNATIVTGVGQHQMWAGQHYFFKRPRQLISSGGLGTMGFELPGAIGAQIAVPDAEVWAICGDGGFQMTMQELAVVVDENLPLKIAIFNNGYLGMVRQWQQLFYDRNFVAVAMTQPDFCKIAEAYGIRAIRVETKAEVAPAIREARAYRGPILLDFMIDQEENVWPMVPAGAALSETIEAPAEELAR; encoded by the coding sequence ATGGCGCGCATGACAGGCGCACAAATGGTGCTGGAAGGCCTCCAGCGCGAAGGAGTCGAAGTCATCTTCGGCTACCCCGGAGGCGTCGTCCTCCCCCTCTACGACACCCTCCCCCAGTACCCCGGCATCCGCCACGTCCTCGTCCGCCACGAGCAGGGTGCGGCCCACATGGCTGATGGCTACGCCCGCGCCAGCGGCAAGATGGGCGTCTGCCTCGGCACCAGCGGCCCCGGCGCAACCAACCTCGTCACCGGCATCTGCACCGCCTGGATGGACTCCGTCCCCGTCTTCGCGCTCACCGGCAACGTCAGCCGCACCCTCCTCGGCAAAGACGGCTTCCAGGAAGCCGACATCACCGGCATCACCCACTCCATCACCAAGCACAACTACCTGGTGATGCGCGCCGAGGAAATCCCCCTCACCATCCGCGAGGCCGCCCACATCTGCCGCACCGGCCGCCCTGGCCCCGTCCTTGTCGATATCCCCAAAGACGTCTTCCAGGAAACCGCCGAGTTCGACTGGCCCGAAAAGATCCACCTCCGCGGCTACCGGCCCACCTACGAAGGCCACGCCGGCATGATCCGCCGCGCCGCCGAACTCATCGACCAGTCCCGCCGGCCCATCATCATCGCCGGCCACGGCGTCATCTGGTCCGATGCCCAGGCCGAACTCGTCGCCCTCGCCGAAAAAGCTGAAATCCCCGTCATCACCACCTTCCTCGGCATCGGCGCCTTCCCCGAAGCGCACCGCCTCTCCTACGGCTGGCTCGGCATGCACGGCATGTTCTACGCCAACATGGCCGCCGATAACGCCGACCTCGTCATCGGCGTCGGCATGCGCTTCGACGACCGCGCCATGGGCCGGTTCAAGGACTTCAACCCCGGCGTCAAAATCATCCACATCGACATCGACCCCGCCGAAATCGGCAAGAACTTCCCAACCGCCGTCCCCATCGTCGGCAGCGCCAAGAACGTCCTCCCTCGCCTTACCGAGCACGTCCGCGAGGCGAAGCACACCGAGTGGCTCAACTGGATCGACCAGGTCCGCGAGGAGCACCCCAGCCTCCATATCCGCGAAAGCCGCCGCATGCTGCCCCAGTACGTCGTCCGCACCCTCTACGAAGAGACCGAGGGCAACGCCACCATCGTCACCGGCGTCGGCCAGCACCAGATGTGGGCCGGCCAGCACTACTTCTTCAAGCGCCCCCGGCAGCTCATCTCCTCCGGCGGCCTCGGCACCATGGGCTTCGAACTCCCCGGCGCCATCGGCGCCCAGATCGCCGTCCCCGATGCCGAAGTCTGGGCCATCTGCGGCGATGGCGGCTTCCAGATGACCATGCAGGAGCTCGCCGTCGTCGTCGACGAGAACCTCCCGCTCAAAATCGCCATCTTCAACAACGGCTACCTCGGCATGGTCCGCCAGTGGCAGCAGCTCTTCTACGACCGCAACTTCGTCGCTGTTGCCATGACCCAGCCCGACTTCTGCAAAATCGCCGAGGCCTACGGCATCCGCGCCATCCGCGTCGAAACCAAAGCCGAGGTCGCACCCGCCATCCGCGAAGCCCGCGCGTACCGCGGCCCTATCCTCCTCGACTTCATGATCGACCAGGAGGAAAACGTCTGGCCGATGGTCCCCGCCGGCGCCGCCCTCTCCGAAACCATCGAAGCCCCCGCTGAGGAGCTCGCACGGTGA
- the ilvN gene encoding acetolactate synthase small subunit yields MNPSSNGHASRKRANHHTVVAIVEDKPGVLMRVASLFRRRGFNIESLTVGHSEMPGLSRMTIVVDGDSAPVEQVEKQLYKLIDVVKVSDLSQEDIVARELAMIKVRCNNVNRHELLDIANVFRADVVDIATNSIILQVVGDEDKIDGLIKMCEPYGIRELSRTGRIAMVRGTKTTTVHEPVPEPIARIHEKQGRRVEGELPFSSD; encoded by the coding sequence GTGAACCCCTCCAGCAACGGCCACGCCTCCCGCAAACGCGCCAACCACCACACCGTCGTCGCCATTGTCGAAGACAAGCCCGGTGTCCTCATGCGCGTCGCCTCCCTCTTCCGCCGGCGCGGCTTCAACATCGAATCGCTCACCGTCGGCCACTCCGAAATGCCCGGCCTCAGCCGCATGACCATCGTCGTCGATGGCGACAGCGCCCCCGTCGAGCAGGTTGAAAAACAGCTCTACAAACTCATCGACGTCGTCAAAGTCAGCGACCTCAGCCAGGAAGACATCGTCGCCCGCGAACTCGCCATGATTAAGGTTCGCTGCAACAACGTGAACCGACACGAGCTCCTCGACATCGCCAACGTCTTCCGCGCCGACGTCGTCGATATCGCCACCAACTCCATCATCCTCCAGGTCGTCGGCGACGAAGACAAAATCGACGGCCTCATCAAGATGTGCGAGCCGTACGGCATCCGCGAACTCTCCCGCACCGGCCGCATCGCCATGGTCCGCGGCACCAAGACCACCACGGTCCACGAGCCCGTGCCCGAGCCCATCGCCCGCATCCACGAAAAGCAGGGCCGCCGCGTCGAGGGCGAACTCCCGTTCTCCAGCGACTGA
- a CDS encoding DinB family protein, producing the protein MFRSVDAFLRYFEGVHRRAVRDIGALPPEADGWTPRTGDGERAWSINKLVGHMCGSRLYFASAYLGRGWISPPPPDVSRRELWVPALEASFAEFRELLAGTPDAWLERRIPMIDSDGTLSGWRILMMMVEHDIHHRSQIDTYAGLNGWEVPQIYNRAAETIGALQEQERAKHGVSGPGHPL; encoded by the coding sequence GTGTTCCGATCGGTCGATGCGTTTCTGCGGTACTTCGAGGGGGTGCACCGCCGCGCCGTGCGCGATATCGGCGCGCTGCCGCCCGAGGCGGACGGCTGGACGCCACGGACGGGGGACGGCGAGCGGGCGTGGAGCATCAACAAGCTGGTGGGGCACATGTGCGGTTCGCGGCTGTACTTTGCCAGCGCCTACCTTGGCCGGGGGTGGATCAGCCCGCCACCGCCGGATGTCAGCCGGCGGGAGCTGTGGGTACCGGCGCTGGAGGCGAGCTTCGCGGAGTTCAGGGAGCTGCTGGCAGGAACGCCGGACGCGTGGCTCGAGCGGCGCATTCCGATGATCGACAGCGACGGGACGCTTTCGGGATGGCGCATCCTGATGATGATGGTTGAGCATGACATCCACCACCGCAGCCAGATTGACACGTATGCGGGACTGAACGGCTGGGAGGTGCCGCAGATTTACAACCGGGCAGCGGAGACGATCGGCGCGCTGCAGGAGCAGGAGCGGGCGAAGCACGGGGTGAGCGGGCCGGGCCATCCGCTCTGA
- a CDS encoding AI-2E family transporter, which produces MIRLELSFRGILAIALVLVGLWFLVQLWPLLLIVTTSFIFMAALLPYVEWMVRRGINRVAAVVIILVAILAVLGSMIAIVAPAVVDEFRDLRNNLPEYARDVETFASDLGFNTERWDLPERAAEINWNRIISGSQVVDYGQRVLVGILTGLTVAVITAYLLVETHRLRTFLFRFIPPDREADAHHFLRALERVVGGYVRGQLITSLIIGVYTTVVMLLVGVPNAIAFGVLAAFADIIPLVGGIIAVVPASIAAFQESPTQALIVLVALLVYQQFEDRLLVPRIYGQTLNLPALVVLLAVLAGAELMGVVGVLLALPAAAAGRVVLDYYLDRRANGRPAPDETVEVLAPDEPSATR; this is translated from the coding sequence ATGATTCGCCTCGAACTCTCCTTCCGCGGCATCCTCGCCATCGCCCTCGTTCTGGTTGGCCTCTGGTTCCTCGTCCAGCTCTGGCCGCTCCTCCTCATCGTCACCACCTCCTTCATCTTCATGGCCGCCCTCCTGCCCTACGTCGAGTGGATGGTCAGGCGCGGCATCAACCGGGTGGCCGCCGTCGTCATCATCCTCGTCGCCATCCTCGCCGTGCTCGGCTCCATGATTGCCATCGTCGCACCGGCCGTCGTCGACGAATTCCGCGACCTCCGCAACAACCTCCCCGAGTACGCCCGCGACGTCGAGACCTTCGCCTCCGACCTCGGCTTTAACACCGAACGCTGGGACCTCCCCGAGCGCGCCGCCGAGATCAACTGGAACCGCATCATCTCCGGCAGCCAGGTCGTCGACTATGGCCAGCGCGTCCTCGTTGGCATCCTCACCGGCCTCACCGTTGCCGTCATCACCGCCTACCTCCTCGTCGAAACCCACCGCCTCCGCACCTTCCTCTTCCGCTTCATTCCCCCGGACCGCGAGGCCGATGCCCACCACTTCCTCCGCGCCCTCGAGCGCGTCGTCGGCGGCTACGTCCGCGGCCAGCTGATTACCTCGCTCATCATCGGCGTCTACACCACCGTCGTCATGCTCCTCGTCGGGGTCCCGAACGCCATCGCCTTCGGCGTCCTCGCGGCCTTCGCCGATATCATCCCGCTCGTCGGAGGCATCATCGCCGTCGTCCCCGCCTCCATCGCCGCCTTCCAGGAATCTCCCACCCAGGCCCTCATCGTCCTCGTCGCCCTGCTCGTCTACCAGCAGTTCGAAGACCGCCTTCTCGTGCCCCGGATCTACGGGCAAACCCTCAATCTCCCCGCCCTCGTGGTCCTCCTTGCGGTGCTCGCCGGCGCCGAGCTGATGGGCGTCGTCGGCGTCCTCCTGGCACTCCCCGCCGCCGCCGCTGGCAGGGTCGTCCTCGACTATTACCTCGACCGCCGCGCCAATGGCCGGCCCGCCCCCGACGAAACCGTCGAGGTCCTCGCCCCGGACGAGCCCTCGGCTACCCGGTGA